In the Pseudoliparis swirei isolate HS2019 ecotype Mariana Trench chromosome 21, NWPU_hadal_v1, whole genome shotgun sequence genome, one interval contains:
- the LOC130211742 gene encoding thiamine transporter 1-like isoform X1 — protein sequence MEVLRSWRADWRFPTALLCIYGFLSTVKPMEPFLIMYMTGPDKNLTIEQVNNTIFPVWTYSYLAVLVPVFLLTDWLRYKPVVMLQAASLLVTTAMLLWLRSVAAMQAMQAFYGVATASEVAYYSYIYSVVPLQHYRGATSCVRGAALLGLTVGSALGQLLVSFRLLSLDDIMLLPLGCTAAALLAAGLLPAPRSSLFFHRRQGGPGRTTRDQQVGEPERTTRDQQVGEPERTTRDQQVGEPERTTRDQQVGEPERTTRDQQVGEPERTTRDQQVGEPERTTRDQQVGEPERTTRDQQVGEPERTTRDQQVGEPERTTRDQQVGEPERTTRDQQVGEPERTTRDQQVGEPERTTRDQQVGEPERTTRDQQVGEPEKTTRDQQVGESQDGGGSRPQVLLRLWRDVCRCYSSRRLLSWSVWWAAASCGYNQTANYVQVLWEHVQPAQNASVYHGGVEAVSNLLGAAAAYGIGFSAVRWERWGELAVGGCSGLQAAALFLMTFSGSIWLCYAGYVAFKCLHLLLITIATFQVAADLSMERYALVFGVNTFGALVLQTIITSVVVDRGGLGLGIIAQFTINAGFFSVIAVVYSLLGMLMLWRRQRSNEAPESISPVRTSRF from the exons ATGGAGGTTCTGAGGAGCTGGAGGGCCGACTGGAGGTTCCCCACCGCTCTGCTCTGCATCTACGGGTTCCTCAGCACAGTGAAGCCCATGGAACCGTTCCTCATCATGTACATGACGGGACCCGACAAGAACCTCACCATAGAACAG GTGAACAACACCATCTTCCCCGTGTGGACCTACTCCTACCTGGCGGTGCTGGTGCCGGTGTTCCTGCTCACCGATTGGCTGCGCTACAAGCCGGTGGTGATGCTCCAGGCCGCGTCGCTCCTCGTCACCACGGCGATGCTCCTGTGGCTGCGCAGCGTGGCGGCCATGCAGGCCATGCAGGCGTTCTACGGCGTGGCGACGGCCAGCGAGGTGGCCTACTACTCCTACATCTACAG CGTGGTGCCGCTGCAGCACTACCGTGGGGCCACCTCCTGTGTGCGCGGCGCCGCGCTGCTGGGCCTCACCGTGGGCTCCGCGCtcggccagctgctggtcagCTTCCGGCTGCTGAGCctcgatgacatcatgctgctgCCGCTGGGCTGCACCGCCGCCGCGCTGCTGGCGGCCGGCCTGCTGCCCGCGCCGCGGAGCAGCCTGTTCTTCCACCGCCGGCAGGGGGGCCCAGGGAGGACCACCAGGGACCAGCAGGTGGGGGAACCAGAgaggaccaccagagaccagcaggtgggggaaccagagaggaccaccagagaccagcaggtgggggaaccagagaggaccaccagagaccagcag gtgggggaaccagagaggaccaccagagaccagcaggtgGGGGAACCAGAGAGGACCACCAGGGACCAGCAGGTGGGGGAACCAGAgaggaccaccagagaccagcaggtgggggaaccagagaggaccaccagagaccagcaggtgGGGGAACCAGAGAGGACCACCAGGGACCAGCAGGTGGGGGAACCAGAGAGGACCACCAGGGACCAGCAGGTGGGGGAACCAGAgaggaccaccagagaccagcaggtgggggaaccagagaggaccaccagagaccagcaggtgggggaaccagagaggaccaccagagaccagcaggtgGGGGAACCAGAGAGGACCACCAGGGACCAGCAGGTGGGGGAACCAGAGAAGACCACCAGGGACCAGCAGGTGGGGGAGAGCCAGGATGGAGGCGGGTCCAGGCCCCAGGTCCTCCTCCGGCTGTGGAGGGACGTCTGCCGCTGCTACTCGTCCCGGCGGCTGCTCTCCTGGTCCGTCTGGTGGGCCGCGGCGTCCTGCGGCTACAACCAGACGGCCAACTACGTCCAG GTGCTGTGGGAGCATGTGCAGCCGGCTCAGAACGCCAGCGTGTACCACGGCGGCGTGGAGGCCGTGTCCAACCTGCTGG GGGCTGCAGCCGCCTACGGGATCGGCTTCTCGGCGGTGCGCTGGGAGCGGTGGGGCGAGCTGGCCGTGGGCGGCTGCTCCGGCCTGCAGGCGGCGGCTCTGTTCCTCATGACCTTCAGCGGCAGCATCTGGCTCTGCTACGCCGGCTACGTGGCGTTCAAGTGCCTCCACCTGCTGCTCATCACCATCGCCAC CTTCCAGGTGGCAGCGGACCTCTCCATGGAGAGGTACGCTCTGGTGTTCGGCGTCAACACCTTCGGAGCTTTGGTTCTGCAGACCATCATCACGTCTGTGGTCgtggacagaggaggactgggCCTCGGCATCATCGCTCAG TTCACCATCAACGCCGGCTTCTTCTCTGTCATCGCCGTGGTTTATTCTCTACTGGGGATGCTGATGCTCTGGAGACGGCAGCGCAGCAACGAGGCCCCCGAGTCCATTTCCCCGGTCAGAACCTCCAGGTTCTGA
- the LOC130211739 gene encoding arf-GAP domain and FG repeat-containing protein 1-like, which yields MTTFTQQEIEFLQKNGNEVCKRTWLSLYDDRTTSIPDFREPQKVKEFLQEKYEKKRWYVPPEQAKGVSAVHVSGSSNSSTSSTPEVRPLKSLLGESAPPLQLNKNTPPNQSPVGSRGLDKRFDLLGDLGGDIFAAPASVNAANTAGFANFAQFNSHSRAGVPAGGGSAGWGALPQMQSRGDRYAALAELDTGFGPPGPATSVYNTTSTSQGMFGPVMSSAHTQLPCMAPGFGAQSTNPFVAPAAAPTNPFQVNGRAANMAAAAASFGTLSMSMPSGFVNAAACSLPTSFSGTFPPHGGAFPPGGGFPPGFGPVMSGPMVSSNPFLGAGPKAHFPSGGSSTNPFL from the exons ATGACAACCTTCACGCAACAGGAAATAGAGTTCCTCCAGAAAAATGGCAATGAG GTATGTAAACGGACGTGGCTCAGCCTGTATGATGATAGAACCACCTCCATACCAGACTTCAGAGAACCGCAGAAGGTCAAGGAGTTCCTTCAAGAGAAATATGAAAAGAAGAGATG GTACGTTCCTCCTGAGCAGGCCAAAGGTGTTTCAGCCGTCCACGTCTCCGGCTCGTCcaacagcagcaccagcagcacccCGGAGGTGAGGCCACTGAAGTCCCTGCTGGGGGAGTCGGCCCCCCCCCTGCAGCTCAACAAGAACACGCCCCCTAACCAG TCTCCAGTCGGGAGCCGAGGCCTCGACAAGAGGTTCGACCTGCTGGGCGACCTCGGGGGGGACATTTTCGCCGCTCCGGCCAGCGTGAACGCAGCCAACACCGCCGGATTCGCTAACTTTGCTCAGTTCAACAGCCACTCAA GAGCTGGTGTTCCTGCTGGGGGGGGCTCGGCAGGGTGGGGGGCTTTGCCTCAGATGCAGTCCAGAGGAGACCGCTACGCTGCGCTAGCTGAGCTCGATACGGGCTTTGGACCCCCAGGACCTGCTACCAGTGTTTACAACACCACCAGCACCTCACAGgg catGTTCGggccagtgatgtcatcagctcaCACACAGCTGCCCTGCATGGCTCCAGGTTTTGGAG CTCAGTCTACTAACCCGTTTGTGGCGCCTGCAGCCGCCCCCACCAACCCCTTCCAGGTCAACGGCAGAGCAGCCAACATGGCGgctgcagcag CCTCCTTCGGGACGCTCTCCATGAGCATGCCGTCTGGCTTCGTGAACGCTGCAGCCTGCAGCCTGCCCACCAGCTTCAGTGGGACCTTCCCCccccacg GGGGGGCCTTTCCTCCAGGGGGGGGCTTCCCTCCAGGCTTCGGGCCGGTGATGTCGGGGCCGATGGTCTCCAGCAACCCGTTCCTG ggagCTGGTCCTAAGGCTCACTTTCCATCCGGAGGCTCCTCCACCAACCCGTTCTTATAG
- the LOC130211742 gene encoding thiamine transporter 1-like isoform X2: MEVLRSWRADWRFPTALLCIYGFLSTVKPMEPFLIMYMTGPDKNLTIEQVNNTIFPVWTYSYLAVLVPVFLLTDWLRYKPVVMLQAASLLVTTAMLLWLRSVAAMQAMQAFYGVATASEVAYYSYIYSVVPLQHYRGATSCVRGAALLGLTVGSALGQLLVSFRLLSLDDIMLLPLGCTAAALLAAGLLPAPRSSLFFHRRQGGPGRTTRDQQVGEPERTTRDQQVGEPERTTRDQQVGEPERTTRDQQVGEPERTTRDQQVGEPERTTRDQQVGEPERTTRDQQVGEPERTTRDQQVGEPERTTRDQQVGEPERTTRDQQVGEPERTTRDQQVGEPERTTRDQQVGEPERTTRDQQVGEPERTTRDQQVGEPEKTTRDQQVGESQDGGGSRPQVLLRLWRDVCRCYSSRRLLSWSVWWAAASCGYNQTANYVQVLWEHVQPAQNASVYHGGVEAVSNLLAAYGIGFSAVRWERWGELAVGGCSGLQAAALFLMTFSGSIWLCYAGYVAFKCLHLLLITIATFQVAADLSMERYALVFGVNTFGALVLQTIITSVVVDRGGLGLGIIAQFTINAGFFSVIAVVYSLLGMLMLWRRQRSNEAPESISPVRTSRF, encoded by the exons ATGGAGGTTCTGAGGAGCTGGAGGGCCGACTGGAGGTTCCCCACCGCTCTGCTCTGCATCTACGGGTTCCTCAGCACAGTGAAGCCCATGGAACCGTTCCTCATCATGTACATGACGGGACCCGACAAGAACCTCACCATAGAACAG GTGAACAACACCATCTTCCCCGTGTGGACCTACTCCTACCTGGCGGTGCTGGTGCCGGTGTTCCTGCTCACCGATTGGCTGCGCTACAAGCCGGTGGTGATGCTCCAGGCCGCGTCGCTCCTCGTCACCACGGCGATGCTCCTGTGGCTGCGCAGCGTGGCGGCCATGCAGGCCATGCAGGCGTTCTACGGCGTGGCGACGGCCAGCGAGGTGGCCTACTACTCCTACATCTACAG CGTGGTGCCGCTGCAGCACTACCGTGGGGCCACCTCCTGTGTGCGCGGCGCCGCGCTGCTGGGCCTCACCGTGGGCTCCGCGCtcggccagctgctggtcagCTTCCGGCTGCTGAGCctcgatgacatcatgctgctgCCGCTGGGCTGCACCGCCGCCGCGCTGCTGGCGGCCGGCCTGCTGCCCGCGCCGCGGAGCAGCCTGTTCTTCCACCGCCGGCAGGGGGGCCCAGGGAGGACCACCAGGGACCAGCAGGTGGGGGAACCAGAgaggaccaccagagaccagcaggtgggggaaccagagaggaccaccagagaccagcaggtgggggaaccagagaggaccaccagagaccagcag gtgggggaaccagagaggaccaccagagaccagcaggtgGGGGAACCAGAGAGGACCACCAGGGACCAGCAGGTGGGGGAACCAGAgaggaccaccagagaccagcaggtgggggaaccagagaggaccaccagagaccagcaggtgGGGGAACCAGAGAGGACCACCAGGGACCAGCAGGTGGGGGAACCAGAGAGGACCACCAGGGACCAGCAGGTGGGGGAACCAGAgaggaccaccagagaccagcaggtgggggaaccagagaggaccaccagagaccagcaggtgggggaaccagagaggaccaccagagaccagcaggtgGGGGAACCAGAGAGGACCACCAGGGACCAGCAGGTGGGGGAACCAGAGAAGACCACCAGGGACCAGCAGGTGGGGGAGAGCCAGGATGGAGGCGGGTCCAGGCCCCAGGTCCTCCTCCGGCTGTGGAGGGACGTCTGCCGCTGCTACTCGTCCCGGCGGCTGCTCTCCTGGTCCGTCTGGTGGGCCGCGGCGTCCTGCGGCTACAACCAGACGGCCAACTACGTCCAG GTGCTGTGGGAGCATGTGCAGCCGGCTCAGAACGCCAGCGTGTACCACGGCGGCGTGGAGGCCGTGTCCAACCTGCTGG CCGCCTACGGGATCGGCTTCTCGGCGGTGCGCTGGGAGCGGTGGGGCGAGCTGGCCGTGGGCGGCTGCTCCGGCCTGCAGGCGGCGGCTCTGTTCCTCATGACCTTCAGCGGCAGCATCTGGCTCTGCTACGCCGGCTACGTGGCGTTCAAGTGCCTCCACCTGCTGCTCATCACCATCGCCAC CTTCCAGGTGGCAGCGGACCTCTCCATGGAGAGGTACGCTCTGGTGTTCGGCGTCAACACCTTCGGAGCTTTGGTTCTGCAGACCATCATCACGTCTGTGGTCgtggacagaggaggactgggCCTCGGCATCATCGCTCAG TTCACCATCAACGCCGGCTTCTTCTCTGTCATCGCCGTGGTTTATTCTCTACTGGGGATGCTGATGCTCTGGAGACGGCAGCGCAGCAACGAGGCCCCCGAGTCCATTTCCCCGGTCAGAACCTCCAGGTTCTGA